ATTAATAACCTGCGTTGATGATATTTCGTGTTCGAGTAATGGGCTGAACTGGGCGGCGCTAAAGCGATCGGGTGCTCGGGTCAGCCATTGTATCGCCTGAACGGTAGCGCGCTCAACACAATGGCTATCAGCCCACCGATTAATTTCATTTTCGCCCTGACGTAGAATGAGGATTGCCTCTTTATATTCTGCTGTTGAATATGTTTGGCTAGCGAAGCAAGCGGCGCTGCCATTAATTCGCGCGGTTAACAACGTCGCAAGTTGATGGTTGGTTTTGGCGCTAACCAATGTGCTGGCGAATAGCTCCTCAAGGCGTGAAAGTAGAGCTGGGTGAAGATTGAGTATTTCGGTCAGTTGGCTGAGTTCAACCGACGAACTATTCACCGCATCTTCAGGTAATTTTTCTACGGCGTAGCAGGTACGCCAGCGAGTTGATTCATTCGCAAACAGTGATGCATCGGCGTAGTTTTGCATCTCCAGACCGGGTAGCCAACGAACTGGTTGCTCGAGATAAGCCTGCAATGTGGTAATCACTCGTGCCTGAAAACCGACAAAGCCAATAATTTGGTTAATGAACACACAGTCCCAGGCGGTAAGGCCGACATC
The DNA window shown above is from Escherichia sp. E4742 and carries:
- a CDS encoding carboxymuconolactone decarboxylase family protein yields the protein MEQRHSSGKSHWYHEIQSSTSEHNVLPLVPEAAKVNDPFLLDVILEEQTLAPFQSWLAPARALAGALFPDQLAVTRLQTFTAYERLSTALTVAQVCGVQRLCNYYSARLTPLPGPDSSRESNHRLAQITQYARQLAFSPSIIDGQSREHLKDVGLTAWDCVFINQIIGFVGFQARVITTLQAYLEQPVRWLPGLEMQNYADASLFANESTRWRTCYAVEKLPEDAVNSSSVELSQLTEILNLHPALLSRLEELFASTLVSAKTNHQLATLLTARINGSAACFASQTYSTAEYKEAILILRQGENEINRWADSHCVERATVQAIQWLTRAPDRFSAAQFSPLLEHEISSTQVINLLVWSGLCGWINRLKIALGETY